A region of the Pseudomonadota bacterium genome:
TGCCGGAGTTTCTGCTTGTTATCGCGCGTAAGGCGGAGCAAGGCGGGGTTGCCTAGGCGACCTACTCCGGCGCGCTGAGCCCGACCTCTTTCATCGCCGCGGCCTGCCGTTTCAGCAACTTGTCTTCGTCGAAGTCGGCGATCAGGTCCTTGAACAGGCGGTGCCAGTTGACCTCGGCTTCCAGGTGCATGAAGACGGAGCCGAGCCCGATGGCCGCGCGGTCCATGAAGACGAACTCGCGCGGCACGGTGACGCCGCCCAGTTCGCGCAGGCGGCCGTGGACCTTTGACGCGATACGCGCTCCGTACATGCTGCCCTCGTCGTGGATGGCGCGCGGTTTGTCTTCCAGAAGCGGCGCGTAGATGAACTCCGCCCACAGGTGCAGCGTGTCGATGACCTCGTTGGAGAGCCCGGTGAAACCCCAGGTCTCATAGGCGTGGACGGCGAGGTCGCGGTCGTCGGTCTCCAGCGCGTTGTAGAGATCGATGACGCCCTTGACGAAGCGGGCATGGAAGACGCGCACGCAGCCGAAGTCGAGCAGGCTGACCGACATGTCGGGGCGGACCTTGTAGTTGCCCAGATGCGGGTCGCCGTGGATGACGCCGTAGCCGTAGAACGGCACGTACCAGGCATGGAACATCGCCATGGCGAGCTGGGCGCGGTGCTCCGGCGTCTCGCCCAGGAAGTTCATCAAGGGCTCGCCATCCATCCAGTCCATGGTCAGGAGGCGCTTGGTCGAGAGTTCCGGCACGACATCGGGCACATGGACCATCGTCTGGTCCTTCAGCATCATTCGGTAGAGCGACTGGTGGCGCGCCTCGCGCTCGTAGTCGAGTTCCTCGCGCAGGCGCGCGGCGATCTCGTCATGGATGCGCCGGGGATCAATGGCGCGGTCATAGCGGCGGTAGACGGCGAAGATGATCTTGAGCTGGTTCAGGTCGGCCTCGACCGCCGACTGCATGTCCGGATACTGCAGCTTGCAGGCGAGGTTCTTGCCGTCGTGGGAGACCGCGCGGTGGACTTGGCCGAGCGAGGCGGCGGCGGCGGCCTCATGCTCGAAGCTCTTGTACTTGTCCTGCCAGTCGGGCCCGAGTTCGCTCGCCATTCGCCGGCGCACAAAGGGCCAGCCCATGGCCGGCGCGTTCGACTGAAGCTGCGCTAGTTCGCCGGCGTACTCGGCCGGCAGCGCGTCGGGGATGGTCGCCAGTAGCTGGGCGACTTTCATCAGCGGTCCCTTCAGCCCGCCGAGCGCGGTGCGCAGGGCTGCGGCGGCTTCAGCGCTGTCGGTCTGCAGGCCGAACAGACGTTCGGCGCCCATGCGCGCGGCGACCTTGCCGACCGACGTGCCAACGCGGGCATAGCGCGACACGCGGCCGGTCAGCCGATTGGACTCGCTGCGTTCCCCCTCGCTCATGGATGCCTGACCTCAGGCCGCCGCATCGGCGGCTTCCAGCTCGTCGATGAAGCCGGCGATGATGCCGAGCCCCTTCGACCAGAATCCGGGGTCCGAGGCATCCAGGCCGAACGGCGCCAGAAGCTCCTTATGCCGCTTGGAACCGCCGGCCTTCAGCATCTCGAAGAAACGCGCCTGGAAGCCCTCTTCGGCCTCCTGATAGTGGGCGTAGAGCGCGTTCACCAGGCAATCACCGAAGGCATAGGCGTAGACGTAGAACGGCGAGTGGATGAAGTGGGGGATGTAGCTCCAGTAACTCCGGTAATCGTCGTCGAAGACGAGCGCCGGGCCCAGGCTTTCGGTCTGGACGGACATCCAGAGATCGCCGATCGCCTCGGGCGTCAGTTCGCCGTCGCGCCGGGCATCGTGGACGCGCCGCTCGAACTCGCAGAACGCGATCTGGCGGACGACGGTGTTCAGCATGTCCTCGACCTTGGCGGCGAGGATCGTGCGCCGCCGCTTCGCGTCGGTCTCCGCGTTCAAGAGGCGCCGGAAGGTCAGCTGCTCGCCGAACACCGACGCGGTCTCGGCCAAGGTCAGCGGCGTTGAGGCCAGCAGCGGGCCCTGTTCGGCGGCGAGCACCTGATGAACGCCGTGGCCGAGCTCATGCGCCAGCGTCATGACATCGCGGGTCTTTCCCTGATAGTTCAACAGCACAAAGGGATGCGCGCTGGGCACGGTCGGATGGGCAAAGGCGCCGCCGGCCTTGCCGGGGCGTGCCGGCGCGTCGATCCAGCGGCGGTCGAAGAAACCTTCCGCGATCTCGGCCATTTCCGGGGCGAAGTCGCCATAGGCGCCGAGCACCGTAGCGCGCGCCTCGTCCCACGGGATCTGGCGGTCGTCGTCATCGGGCAGGGGCGCGTTGCGGTCCCACCAGTCGAGCTTCTCGCCGCCCATCCACTTGGCCTTCATGGCGTAATAGCGGTGCGACAGCTTGGGATAAGCGGCTTGGACCGCGGCGATGAGCGCGTCGACCACCTCGTCCTCGACCTGGTTCGAGAGGTTCCGGTAGGAGATCGGCCGGGCGAATTGGCGCCAGCCGTCGTCGATCGCCTTTGATTTCGCCAGCGTATTGGTGATCAGCGCGAAGAGCTTCTCGTTCGCCTTGAAAACGCGCGCGAGTTCCTTGGCGGCTTCCCGGCGTTTGTCGCCGTCCTGGGACGAGAGAAAATCGAGAGCCTCGGATTCGGTCAAGCTCTCGCCGCCGATGTCGAAGCGAAGGCCGGCGATCGTCTCGTCGAACAGCCGGTTCCAGGCGGCGTCGCCGACCACGCTCATCTCGTGCAGCATGGCCTCGGCCTCGTCGGAGAGCTGGTGCGGGCGGAACAGGCGCGCTTCCTTCAGCCACGGCACATAATGGGCGAGCGCCGGCGAGGTGAGCAGCTTGTCGAACGTGGTGTCGTCGAGCTTGTTGATTTCCAGCGCGAAGAACAGCAGGTGGCTGGAGATATCGGTCAGGCGCTCCTGCACCGACTGGGCGAAGCGGCCGATGTCCGGGTCCGTCAAGTTGCCGGCATAGAGCAGTTGGGCATAGCTGCCGACCCGGCCCAGCCGATCCTGCATGGCCTCATAGCGCCCGAGCGCGGCGGCCATTTCGGCGCCGTCCAGCCCGTCTAGCTTGCCTTTGAGGTCTTTCTCGAATGCCTGGGCCTCCGCATTCGCCTCATCCATGTCGACATTGATCGCAGGGTCGTCGGGCCCAGCATAGAGGTCGGAGAGGTCCCATTCGGGCAGATCGCCCAGTTTGCTCTGTTCAGCGGTATCGGCCATTCAACTCACTCAATCTGCATTTTTGCTACGTCAGCATATGGGGGACGGATCGCCCACCTGCCAAACGAATTGTCACACGGCACCTGGGTCACTATCTAGGTCAGGGCAGGCTTCACGGTCGGGGGCACAATGGTTTACGAAGAGATGGCGCAGGATCCTTGGCCGAATCTGGCCAGTCTGTTCTTTGAACAGGCGGCCAAGCTCGGTGATCGGCCTTTTATGTGGTCGAAACATGACGGCCAATACCGCCCGCAAACCTGGACCGAGGTGGCCGATGAGGTGAAGGCCGTGTCGCGCGGGCTCAGGGCGCTGGGAGTCAAACCGGGCCACCGGGTCATGCTGGTGTCGGAAAACCGGCCTAACTGGGTGGTCGCCGACCTCGCCATCATGGCGGCGGGCGCCATCACCGTGCCGGCCTATACGACCAACACCGAGGCACTGCACGAGCACATCATCACAGACAGCGGCGCCAAGGTCGCGATCGTCTCGACCGCGGCGCTGGCCGCAAGGCTCTTGCCGGCGGCCAAGACCACCGGCGCTGCCCATGTCGTCGCCATGGAACCGGTCGAGCCCCATGATGGCATTGACGTCATGACATGGGAGGCGCTGAAAGAAAGAGGGGAGGCCGAACCCGACGATGTCGAGGAGGTCGCGGCGACGGTCGAGCGGGGTCATCCCGCCTGCTTCATCTACACCTCGGGCACCGGCGGCCTGCCCAAGGGCGTCATCCTGTCGCACCACGCGCTGCTCTCGAACATCCGCAGCATTCGCATCGCGTTCGAACCGATCCTGTCGGGCACGGAGATTTTTCTCTCCTTCCTGCCGCTGTCGCATTCCTACGAGCACACCTGCGGTTTCCTGTTCCCGATCTCGATCGGTGCCGAGATCTACTACGCCGAGGGTGCGGACACGCTGACCAATAACATGGTCGAGGTCAGTCCCACGATCATGACCTGCGTGCCCAGGCTCTATGAGGTCATGCGCCAGCGCATCCTGGCCGGCGTGGCGCGCCAGGGCGGCAGCAAGGAAAAGCTCTTCAACAAGACGCTTACCCTCGGCCTCAAAAAAGTCGATCCGGAACAGAGTCTGGGCCTTGGCGAAAAGCTGACGGATATGCTCATGGAGCGGCTGGTGCGCGAGAAGGTGCGCCAGCGTTTCGGCGGCCGGTTGAAAGCCATGGTCAGCGGCGGCGCGCCGCTCAACCCCGATGTCGGCAAGTTCTTCAACGCGCTCGGCGTCACCCTGCTGCAGGGTTACGGCCAGACCGAGTCGGCGCCGGTGGTGAGCTGCAATCCGCCGGGCGGCGTCAAGATGCACACCGTTGGCACGGCCCTGCCGGAGGTCGAGGTGAAGATCGCCGATGACGGCGAGATCCTGGTGCGTGGCGGCCTGGTCATGGACGGCTACTGGAACAACCCGGAGACCACGGCCGAGACGATCCAGGACGGCTGGCTTCACACCGGCGATATCGGGGTGATCGACGCGGACGGTTATCTGCAGATCACCGACCGCAAGAAGGACATCATCGTCAACTCCGGCGGCGACAATCTGGCGCCCCAGCGCGTCGAGGGCATCCTGACGCTGGAGCCGGAGATCGCCCAGGCCATGGTCGTCGGCGACAAGCGCCCCCATCTGGTTGCGCTGCTGGTGCCCGACGAGGCGTTCATCAAGGATTACGCCAAAGCGGAGGGGGCCAAAAGGGATCTCGCGGCGCTCGCCGACGACAAAGGTCTCCACGCCGCGCTGCGCGACGCGGTTGACCGTGCCAACCAGAAGCTCTCCCAGATCGAAAAGGTCAAACGCTATATGGTCGCGGCCGAACCGTTCACGGTCGAGAACAACCAGATGACCCCGACACTGAAGGTCCGCCGCCACGTGGTGAAGGACATCTACGGCGACCGGCTGGAAGCGCTCTACGGCTGAGGTCTATTCCCCAATCGCATCCGCCATGACGCGCAGGACGTTTTCGCCCAGGATCTTGCGGACGTCGTCTTCGCCGTAACCGCGCCGCAGCAGGCTTTCGGTCAGGACCGGAAGCTTGGTGCAATCCTCCATGCCGACGATGTCGAAGCGGATGGCGCCGTGATCGGTGCCGACGCCGACATGATCGATGCCGGCGACACCGACCGCATGGTCGATGTGGTCGAGCAGGTCTTCGAGCGTGGGGAAGGGAATGTCGGCGTCGGCCAGGACGTTGTAGCCCTTGGTGCGGTCCCCGCGCACCAGCGCCATCAGATCGAAGATCGCAGAGGTCGTGCCCGACGCGCTTTCGCGCCGGTTGGCGCCGTCGCCGCGATCGGACAGGCGGTCGGCGAGGTTCTCCAGCCCCCGCCAGTAGTCTCGCGAGATGTACTCCGGCCATGCGGTGACGCAGACGACGCCGTTGTTGTCGGCGACGGCTTTCACCATGTCGTCGGTCATGTTGCGGGGATGGTCGACCAGGGTGCGCATCGATGAGTGGGATGCCATGACCGGCTTCTCGGTCAGCGCGATGACGTCCCAGAACACCTTGTCGGAGGCATGCGAGACGTCGACCATCATGCCAAGCCGGTTCATCTCCGCGACGACCTCGCGGCCGAAGTCGTTGAGCCCGTCATGGCGCGCGGCGTCCGTCGACGAGTCCGCCCAGTTGTGGGTGTTGAAATGGGTGAGCGACATGTAACGCACGCCGAGTTCGAAGTATTGTCGGAGGACGCGGATGTCGTCGTCGATGGCGTGTCCGCCCTCGATCGCGATGATGGCGGCGCGTTTACCGGCGTCCGCGATGCGTCTGACATCGCCCGCGCTCAATGCCAGCTCGATCTCCTCGGGATAGGCGCGGCAGATCTCCTTGACGCCGTCGATCATGTCGAGACAGCGGCGGATCGCCGTTCCCTCCTTGGCGTGGTGGAACCCGACGCAGCAGGCGAAGAACGACGCCGTCAGGTTGCCCTGCTTCATCAAGGGCAAGTCCATGTAGCCGTTACCCGTCTCGGTTCCCAGATCCTCGTCGAGATCGAGCCAGCGGACCACCGTGTCGACATGGGTGTCGATCACGATCGCGGAGTCATGTATGCGCCGTGCCTCGTCGCTAACTTCCATGATGTGCCCCTTCCGGCCGTCCTGTTGCGGCCAAGATAGAAACGTTAGGCCGATCCTTGGCCGCGCACTACCAAAACGGCTGGCCTCGCGCGAATGGCGTTCAGGCCGCGTTTCCGGTCATCTCTTCGGTGAATGCGTTGAGCTCTTCCACCGACGAAATCCGCGTCACCTTGATGCCGGCGGCTTCGGCTTCGTCCACGTTGGCGCGGATGGCCGGCATCATGTCCTGTTCGGTCTCCCACAGGGTCTCGAACATGTCGCGCGTGGTGATGAACGTGTGGTTACCGGCGGGCGGGTGTTCGAGCTCGCCCTTGGCCCAGGCGATCTGGCGTTCGGCGGCGAGCCAGAAGTGCATCCAGATCGGCATGTCGATCAGGATGATCCATGTCGCGCGCAGCATCCGGTCGCGGATCGTCTCGAGCTTGCCGAGGCCCTCCATCATCCACTTGTCGCTCGCGATTAGCGGCGCGTGCTGGGCCTCGTACTCGGCATCCGGCGTTTCCGACCAATCGGGCTGCCAGAGCAGCTTGTCGACCTCGACGAGCGGCAGATCGCGACGGGCCGCCATGGCCCGCGCCAGCGTCGACTTGCCACCGCCCGCATTGCCAATGATGACGATGCGGGCTTCCGTCATGTGTCGAAGACGATGACGCTGCGCGCGACCTCGCCGCGTTTCATTTCGTCGAAGGCGTCGTTGATGCCTTCCAACGGAATGCGTGCGGAGATCATGTCGTCCAGCTTCAGCTTTCCGTCGAGGTAGAAGTCGCAGAAGCGCGGCATGTCGACGCGGAACGCGTTGGACCCCATGTTGGAGCCCTGCAGCTTCTTGTCGTCGAGCAAGTCAGCGCCGTGAATTTGCAGCGTCTCGCCCTCGGGCACCATGCCGATGACCGTTGCGGCGCCGGAGGGACGCAGCATTTGGAACGCCTGTTCTGCCGTCTTGGCGTGGCCAAGCGCCTCGAAGGAGTACTCGACGCCGCCGGAGGTCATCTCCTTAACCGCCTCGACCGGATCGGTGTCGGCGGCGTTGACCACATCGGTCGCGCCGAAGTGTTTGGCGAGGTTCAGCTTCGAGCCCAGGATGTCGACGGCGATGATGCGCCCGGCGCCGGCGATCGCCGCGCCGTTGATGGCGGACAAACCGATGCCGCCGCAACCGATGACAGCGACCGTGCTGCCGACCTCGATATCGGCGGTGTTGATGACGGCGCCGAAGCCGGTGGTGACGCCGCAGCCGATCAGCGCGGCGCGGTCGAGCGGCATGTCCTTGCGCACCTTCACCAGTGCATGCTCGTGGATCAGCATCTGCTCGGCGAACGAGGAGAGGCTGTAGAACTGGTGCATGACGCCACCGTTCTGGGTGATGCGCTGGGGCTCGTCGTCGTCACGGTCGACGAACTCGTCGTTCTGGCAGCTGAACGGGCGTCCGGTGGTGCAGTATTCGCAGTGGCCGCAGAAGACCGAGAGGCAGGTGATGACGTGGTCGCCCGGTTTGACGTATCGCACCTCCGAGCCGACCTTCTCGACGACACCCGCGGACTCGTGCCCCAGAATCGTCGGCTTCGGGCAGGCGTACTTGCCCTCGATATAGTGAAGATCACTATGGCAGACGCCGCACGCGGCGGTGCGGACCAGAACCTCGTGGGATTTCGGGTTGTCGATCTGGACTTCCTCGATCGACAACGGCTGGTGCACTTCGCGCAGGACGGCGGCTTTCATGACGGATCTCCCCAGACGTTATGGGATGATAGTCTACGCACTTTGCCACCCCTGCCAAGCAAGCCCGCACGGCGATGCCCGGACGGCTTGTTAGCTCGCGGCCTTGAAGTGCGGGAGGTCACGGGTAATCGGGCGAAAGCCGACGCCCTCATACATCGCACGCGCGGCCGGCTGCGCCGGCGATCCAAGGCAGGCGACCAGCATGCGGGTCGCGCCCGCCGCCCTGGCCCGATGCATGCCGTGGATCTGTAGGGCTGTGCCCAGGCCGCGCCTCCGATAGTCGCGGTGTGTTCCCACGGGCTCAAACTCCGCCATCTGTGTCGCCTCATCGAGCCAGACGATCGCTGTTGCGGCCATCGTGCCGTCCGGGGTGGCGATCAGCAGATGTAGGTCGGCGCGGTAGGGCCACGTCCGTTGGACTTGCTCAAACGCCGCTTCGGAGAAGACGGAGGGATACCACGCGTCGCGATGCGCCTGCACCGCGTCCGCCGGCGTAACGTCATCGGCGCACAGAAGCCGGAAATCTTCCGGCAGCATCGGATCGGGCAAATCGGTCATGTCCCGCATGTTGAACTGGATCCAGTCGTCATCGTCCGCATCGACCATAAAGCCGTGTTCGGCGGCGATTGTTTGCGCCGCATCGTCCGCCGACTGGACGATCACCAGCCGATTGCTGTCGCCCGCCACGTCGTCATACCAGTCGAGGATCTCATTGAGCAGCACGGGCCGGTCTGGATGTGTCTGCCACGTCAGGTGGGCAACCTTCGATTCCCGAAACGTCCCATCGCCGCGCGGAATGCGGAAAGGCAGGCACACCCAGCCCCAGGCGACCAACTTGTCGTCGACAAACCACAAGCGGTGGCGCCAATACGGAGCGAGCACATGGACATCCTTGGCCCAGACCCAGGCCAGTTCGCCGACGGTCGCGTCGCCGTTCAGGAGTTCCGGCCTGATCGCGGTGACCTCCTGCGCCAGGCCTTGCATCCGCCGGAGGTCGTCTGGTCCCAGATCTGCCATGCCCGCACCGTTGCAAGGCCGCCCCGTTCTGTCGAGCGGCTTCTGTCTTGTCGCCCGGTTCAAGCGGTGATCTACTTTTCGCTCTCTCGTTCGGGAGGACGTGATGATCGCATGCCAACGCTTCGATGTGCCCGACGAATTGGTCCGCGCGTTCCAGCGCGATGGCGCCGTGGTGGTGAAGGGCGTTGTCGATACGTCCTGGCGCGACGTCATTGCCGCCGGCATGGACCTGAACCGCAAGCACCCGACCAAACGAACGGTTGATTACGCACGAGACGATGCGACCGGGGAGAGGTTCTTCCACGATGCGTCGATCGTGACCGGCAATCTATACTACGAGGACTACATCACCCATTCGCCGATCGGCCATGTCGCCGCGCAGATGATGGGGTTGGAGCGCGCGCTTGCCTTCTATGTCACCGTCTTCCTGCGCTCGCCCGGAACCAAGGCGCGCACGCCGTGGCACCAGGACCAGACATCATGGAGCGCCAAGGGCCGGCATGCATTGAGCATCTGGACGTCGCTCGATCCGGTGCCCGACGGCACGGCGCTGGAGATCGTCAAGGGCTCGCACCTGTGGGAGCAACCCATGAAGCGCCCTCACTTCGGGCAGAACCAACTGGGCGGCACCATGGAGATCGACGGCCTGGACGGCATCCCCATACCGGATTTCTCCGGCGCCGACCGTGACCAGTACGATATCGCGGCCTGGCCGATGGAACCTGGCGACATCCTGGTGTTTCACGGCATGACCGTGCACGGCGGGTCGGGCGATCTACCGCCGGATCTTGGCCGCCGCTCGATCTCGATCCAATGGCTGGGCGAGGATGCGCGCATCACTGACCCGCCGGGTGGCGCCGATCCCGACTGGCTGCCGGAGCTTGCCGAACACGGTCTCGGCGTCGGCGATTACCCGGCATGCGCCATATGTCCGGTTGTCGAGGCCGGGCCAGCGTCGCGATAACCAAACACGCCAATCAAAGGAGAGCGCCATGACGAATGTCGGCTTGCAGCCGGGCCATTTCGACGCCTCGAAGATGGAGGCGGTCCAGCTGCCGTTCACCGAAGAGGAGTTTCAGGCGCGCCTCGACAAGCTGATCGCCATGGCGAAAGAGGAGGACCTGGATCTGCTCTGGGTAACGTCGCCGGAAGGCGTCGCCTGGATCCATGGCTTCACCGCGTCCTGGTACAAGGGCCAGGCGCCGATGCGGTACCCGCAGTGTTACGGCACCGCCGTTCATGTGGCGTCGGGCCGCTACATGCACTTCGACAACCCGACAGAGGAACCGGTGCTGGCGCGCACCTCCGTCTCCAAGGACAACCGTTTTACGCCCGACCGCGAGGCCGAACCCAATATCCGCTTCACCATGGATGAATTGAAGAAGGAGGGTTGGCTCGAAGGCACCGTCGGCATGGAGTTCTGGAGCTATCTGCCGAACCGCGCCATCAGCACGATGTTCGAAGGTGCGTTTTTGACACATGGCTGCCGGGTCGCCGACATGAGCGAGATGGTGCGTCGCGCCCGCCGGGTGAAGTCGCCCGAGGAGCTCGCCTATGTCGAGAAAGCGATGGCGATCTGCGACATCGGCCACCAGGCCATCATGGAGCATCTGAAACCGGGCATCACCGAACTTGCCCTGTTCGGCAAGGTGATGGGCGCGATGATGGAGGCGGGCGGCGAGTTCTCGGCGCTGATCCCGATTTTCAATACCTCGCCGATGGCGGGCGAGGTGCCGATGTCTAACGGCCACGCGATGGCCTCGCGCAAGGTGATCGAGGCCGGCGAAATGCTGACCGCCGATTTGTGCGGCGTCTACAACCGCTACCACGCCAACGCGCTGCGTGGTTACTTCGTCGGCGACAACCCGCCGCAAAGCCTGGTCGAGCAGTACAAGAAATCTGCCGGCGTGTTCGACGTGATCAAGACCGAGGTCAAGGCCGGCATGACGGTGGCGGAGGTCATTCGCCTGTTACGCGCGTACTACCAGGAGGTCGGCATCTGGTCGGAGACCGAAGGTTGGGGGCTGGGCTACGAGCTCGGCTGGTCGCTGCCGCCGGACTGGGTCGGCGACTTCTATTTCCACCTGGGCGACGACAAGTATCTCGACCGTGTGTTCGAGGAGAACATGGTCACCAACTACGAGAGCCTGTTCAACACCGCCCTGATCGACACGTTGATCTACGGCAAGGACGGGACGAAGATCCTGTCGAAGACGCCGCTGGAGCTGATCGCGGTGGGTTAGTCTACGCGTGATCGACCGGCTTTCGTCCGACCACGCCGGTCGCACACCCGAAGAAGTAGCGCTTGAACGAGACATCCATTCCATGGTCCCGAAGCATCCGCGCGAAGTCCGAAGCGTCGCCGAAATTCATGCTGTATCGGCCGATCATCGCGAAGTCCTGAGCGCCACGCAAAAGGAGGCGCTCGACAATGGGAAGAACGACGCGCAGGTGAAACAGGTAGAGTGGACGAAGAACCCAACCTTTGGGATCAGAGGCCTCGATCATGGAAAAGACGCCTCCGGGTTTCAGGACGTGGGAAATCAGGCGGGCGAGCCGAGCGTGCTGTTCCCGGTCGAAGGTCTTTAGGCCGAAGGTCGAAATCACGAACTCCGCGCTTTCCTTTGGCAACGCGCTTGCGAGCACGTCGTCTTCGATAAACCTAATCTTGTGCGCACGGTGATGATGAAGGCGGTCCATGGCGCGCACGTGCATGCCTGAGGAGATGTCGACGGCTGTAATCGCGCCTATCTTGGGGAACCGCTTTAGAAGGTGAGGCCACACCTCTCCGGTTCCGGCCATGAGGTCGTAACCCTGCGGCGCCTCGAGGGCCGGTATCGGCATCGAGCCGACACATTGCTTTCGCCAGCGCTCCGTGAATCCCATGGAACAGACGTAGCTGAAGGCGATGTATCGTTCCGAGCAACGGTCGAACACGCCCTTTACGAACGCCGGATCATAGATGTCGTCTTGTTCGGCCATCAGGGTGGCGTTCGCCGCCTCAAGACCGCGTCACGGCGTGGCAACATTGACCGGGCTGATCGCCAACCCGTCGGAGCCTGCGCCGGCCTCGAAGGTGCGGGTGACCTGCCATGTGGCCGTGTCGATCTCGGCAACCATGGCACCGTCCTGCGCGCCGGCGTAGAGAAAGGCGCCGTCGGGTGAGAACAGGAGCGAGGCCGGCGCGGAAGCCTTGACCGGGGCCAGGTCCACCGCCGCGATCTCGTTGTGGCTTTCCGGATCGAGCAGCACGACACGATCGCCGCGCAGGTCGGCGACCGCGACCACCATGCCGTCGGGGTGGAACAGCACGCGGATCGGCAAGAACCCGACATCAATGACGGCCGTCTGGTCCAGCGTGCCGGTGTCGAAGACCATGATGTTCTCCGACTGATTGTTGCCGACCCACAGTTCGGCTCCATCCGGGCTGACGTCGACGCCCTCCGGTCCGACGCCGGCGTCGACCGTGGCGACCAGGGTCATCGGCGCGACGTCGATGACGCTGAAGGTGTCGGAGCCGCGGCTGGTGACGTAGGCGGTGGTGGAGTCCGGTGACAGCGCCAGCAGGTGCGAGCCAATCTGGTCGGTCGCCACCGAGCCTGTCACCACGCCTTCATCGACATTCACCTTGATGACATCGCGGGTCTCTTCGGTGGTGACCAGCACGCTTGCCGTGTCCCCGATCCATTTGATGCCGTGGGGCGCCAGGTGGTCAACCAGCGGTATCGTCTGGACCAGTTCGGCGGTCGCGACATCGAAGACATTGAGCTCGCGGCCGATATAGCCGTCTTCCAGATAGGAGACGACAACCGCCCGCGCGCCATCCGGCGACAGCGCGACCTCGTGAGGCGACGGTCCCGTCTGGGGACGCGCGACTTCCTTTCCCGTTTCTAGGTCGATGAAGCTGACGGTGCCTTCGTACTTGTTGCACACGATCAGGGTGTCCGCGAACGCCGGGAGCGTCAGCGTCAACAGGGCGACGACGACTGCGATAATCCGCATTGATATGGTTCCACTCCTAAGAAGACAGGACTGGCGCTCGACAGACGAGACTTAGATTTGCATTTGTGTGGTCGACCGTTCAACCCAAGAACGAGCGCCCCTTGTTAGGCGCCGTTCATCGCCTCGCTCCAGCGCCGCTGCATCTCGTCGGGCGACACATCCTCGATCTGGCGTGCCAAGAACCAGGTGTAGCCATAGGGATCAGCAATCTGCGCGACCCGCTCGCCATAGAACTCGTCCTTGGGCGCGCGAAGGACTGTGGCGCCGGCCTCTTCCGCGCGTGTGGCGGCGGCGTCCACATCGTCAACCGTCAGATGTAGCTTGATCGGCGAGCCGCCGATGGTGTGGGGCGACAGCGCGCCGAAATCAGGGTGCTCGTCGGCCAGCATGAAGACCGCGCCGTTCACAGCCATCTCCGCATGGCTGACCGCACCGGACGCGCCGGTCAGACGGAACCGTTCGGTCGCGCCCAGCGCGCGCTGATAAAAGTCCATCGCGGCGGCGGCGTCCTTGACCGCCAGGTAAGGCGACAGTGCCGGTGATGATGACATGGCGTTACTCCCGCGAACCGGTTATAATTAATTACGTTACGTATCGTTATGTAATTAAGCGGGTATGTCAACA
Encoded here:
- a CDS encoding LpqB family beta-propeller domain-containing protein: MRIIAVVVALLTLTLPAFADTLIVCNKYEGTVSFIDLETGKEVARPQTGPSPHEVALSPDGARAVVVSYLEDGYIGRELNVFDVATAELVQTIPLVDHLAPHGIKWIGDTASVLVTTEETRDVIKVNVDEGVVTGSVATDQIGSHLLALSPDSTTAYVTSRGSDTFSVIDVAPMTLVATVDAGVGPEGVDVSPDGAELWVGNNQSENIMVFDTGTLDQTAVIDVGFLPIRVLFHPDGMVVAVADLRGDRVVLLDPESHNEIAAVDLAPVKASAPASLLFSPDGAFLYAGAQDGAMVAEIDTATWQVTRTFEAGAGSDGLAISPVNVATP
- a CDS encoding class I SAM-dependent methyltransferase, giving the protein MAEQDDIYDPAFVKGVFDRCSERYIAFSYVCSMGFTERWRKQCVGSMPIPALEAPQGYDLMAGTGEVWPHLLKRFPKIGAITAVDISSGMHVRAMDRLHHHRAHKIRFIEDDVLASALPKESAEFVISTFGLKTFDREQHARLARLISHVLKPGGVFSMIEASDPKGWVLRPLYLFHLRVVLPIVERLLLRGAQDFAMIGRYSMNFGDASDFARMLRDHGMDVSFKRYFFGCATGVVGRKPVDHA
- a CDS encoding Zn-dependent alcohol dehydrogenase, with the translated sequence MKAAVLREVHQPLSIEEVQIDNPKSHEVLVRTAACGVCHSDLHYIEGKYACPKPTILGHESAGVVEKVGSEVRYVKPGDHVITCLSVFCGHCEYCTTGRPFSCQNDEFVDRDDDEPQRITQNGGVMHQFYSLSSFAEQMLIHEHALVKVRKDMPLDRAALIGCGVTTGFGAVINTADIEVGSTVAVIGCGGIGLSAINGAAIAGAGRIIAVDILGSKLNLAKHFGATDVVNAADTDPVEAVKEMTSGGVEYSFEALGHAKTAEQAFQMLRPSGAATVIGMVPEGETLQIHGADLLDDKKLQGSNMGSNAFRVDMPRFCDFYLDGKLKLDDMISARIPLEGINDAFDEMKRGEVARSVIVFDT
- a CDS encoding M24 family metallopeptidase, producing the protein MTNVGLQPGHFDASKMEAVQLPFTEEEFQARLDKLIAMAKEEDLDLLWVTSPEGVAWIHGFTASWYKGQAPMRYPQCYGTAVHVASGRYMHFDNPTEEPVLARTSVSKDNRFTPDREAEPNIRFTMDELKKEGWLEGTVGMEFWSYLPNRAISTMFEGAFLTHGCRVADMSEMVRRARRVKSPEELAYVEKAMAICDIGHQAIMEHLKPGITELALFGKVMGAMMEAGGEFSALIPIFNTSPMAGEVPMSNGHAMASRKVIEAGEMLTADLCGVYNRYHANALRGYFVGDNPPQSLVEQYKKSAGVFDVIKTEVKAGMTVAEVIRLLRAYYQEVGIWSETEGWGLGYELGWSLPPDWVGDFYFHLGDDKYLDRVFEENMVTNYESLFNTALIDTLIYGKDGTKILSKTPLELIAVG
- a CDS encoding phytanoyl-CoA dioxygenase family protein, with translation MIACQRFDVPDELVRAFQRDGAVVVKGVVDTSWRDVIAAGMDLNRKHPTKRTVDYARDDATGERFFHDASIVTGNLYYEDYITHSPIGHVAAQMMGLERALAFYVTVFLRSPGTKARTPWHQDQTSWSAKGRHALSIWTSLDPVPDGTALEIVKGSHLWEQPMKRPHFGQNQLGGTMEIDGLDGIPIPDFSGADRDQYDIAAWPMEPGDILVFHGMTVHGGSGDLPPDLGRRSISIQWLGEDARITDPPGGADPDWLPELAEHGLGVGDYPACAICPVVEAGPASR
- a CDS encoding GNAT family N-acetyltransferase, whose translation is MADLGPDDLRRMQGLAQEVTAIRPELLNGDATVGELAWVWAKDVHVLAPYWRHRLWFVDDKLVAWGWVCLPFRIPRGDGTFRESKVAHLTWQTHPDRPVLLNEILDWYDDVAGDSNRLVIVQSADDAAQTIAAEHGFMVDADDDDWIQFNMRDMTDLPDPMLPEDFRLLCADDVTPADAVQAHRDAWYPSVFSEAAFEQVQRTWPYRADLHLLIATPDGTMAATAIVWLDEATQMAEFEPVGTHRDYRRRGLGTALQIHGMHRARAAGATRMLVACLGSPAQPAARAMYEGVGFRPITRDLPHFKAAS